AAAGCATGATTCCAGTGATTTCCACCCGGGCAGGATGGGGATAATTTTCGACATAATTATTATGTCATAGTGAGCCTAGAGGCGTTCAAAGAACTGGTCGATGCCATCGGCGGGGTGGAATTCTATGTGCCCCAAGATATGAAGAAAAAAGACCAGGATCCGAGGCTAAATATAGACCTCAAGCAGGGACATCAGCGGCTTGACGGGGATAAAGCTCTACAGCTCGTAAGATTCCGGGGTTATCCCAACGCCGACATCGGTCGCATAGAGACCCAGCAACGCTTTTTGCTGGCTTTGGCGGACCAGCTCTTGACCGTGGCGAATGTTCCCAAGCTTCCCCAGCTGGTGAGCATCTTCGCGGAACGGGTGGAAACCGATTTATCCTTCCGCGACCTGCAATGGTTCGCCCGGAAAGTCATGGATCTGGACGCGGAAACGGATATTACCGTCGCCACATTACCTATCGCCGGCTTCGGCAACTACCAGGGTCATAATTATGTTTACCTGGCCAAAGATAATCTCCTGGAGTTGATCAATCAGACTATCAATCCTTTCAAGTACCCAATTACCGCCGGTGACATCAGCATTATTAGATTGCAAGACAATCGATCAGGTTAAGACCGCGTTCTTCCCTCAACCGGCC
The window above is part of the Clostridia bacterium genome. Proteins encoded here:
- a CDS encoding LCP family protein → MSLEAFKELVDAIGGVEFYVPQDMKKKDQDPRLNIDLKQGHQRLDGDKALQLVRFRGYPNADIGRIETQQRFLLALADQLLTVANVPKLPQLVSIFAERVETDLSFRDLQWFARKVMDLDAETDITVATLPIAGFGNYQGHNYVYLAKDNLLELINQTINPFKYPITAGDISIIRLQDNRSG